One region of Gemmatimonadaceae bacterium genomic DNA includes:
- a CDS encoding DNA translocase FtsK 4TM domain-containing protein: MPHNLRREVTGIALIALALFMGGALALQPLPLDTACTSARGIFGPVGGCLKGALLFVLGAPAATILAFIPLVHGLRLLDRMRWETDRRWLLFLAGLVVILPIVVGLATGTERHTDGPAGMWGGFVAFYLRRALGMGGAWLAVFVLASALTAWTLRWNPLTTRVALPRVAAGGTSPEALALEPPPEEMPAIEGDAREGGERRRAKRAEAIERAGAEHLAASESEGGGTAAPRKKAAKAKLEPLPVAQDSSPTVPLVEESDALEDRIPEAELLSPPPAGNVDVGRKEIDAMGVKLMEALRTFKVDGRLAGQTIGPVVTQFEVEPASGVKVRQFANLANDLALAMRAPSIRVVAPIPGRGAVGVEVPNPVPQIVSFRELIEAREFQQARMALPIALGKDLEGKVVVADLAKMPHLLIAGATGSGKSVCVNTIITSLVYRHKPDTLKFLMVDPKMVELSVYNDLPHLLHKVITDNRDAAYVLKWAVIEMQRRYELLAANGARNIQDFNKRIVDGGSLVLPTRPEVAFERREYTEGILPYVVVVIDELADLMMTVQGEVETPLAMLAQKARAIGIHIILATQRPSVNVITGLIKANFPSRIAFRVASQVDSRTIIDGMGAESLLGNGDMLFIPPGKSEPQRLQGAFIPGDDTERLMHWFDARRIAKRAARASKGLPDEELARPDIIAEVKAQEAIDNAEDGDGDVGGHEDRDPLFRKAAETCIQHQLGSTSLLQRRLNVGYGRAARIIDQLHAAGVLGPSKGSKPRDILIGLDELDRIAGPDDS; this comes from the coding sequence GTGCCGCATAACCTGAGGCGCGAGGTGACGGGGATCGCGCTCATTGCGCTCGCCCTCTTCATGGGCGGCGCCCTCGCCCTGCAACCGCTCCCGCTCGACACCGCGTGCACCTCGGCGCGGGGGATCTTTGGCCCGGTGGGGGGCTGCCTCAAGGGGGCGCTCCTCTTCGTGCTGGGCGCGCCGGCCGCGACGATCCTGGCCTTCATCCCGCTGGTGCACGGCCTGCGCCTGCTCGACCGCATGCGGTGGGAAACCGACCGGCGCTGGCTCCTCTTCCTCGCCGGGCTGGTGGTCATCCTCCCCATCGTGGTCGGCCTCGCCACCGGGACGGAGCGACACACCGACGGCCCGGCCGGCATGTGGGGCGGGTTCGTCGCCTTCTACCTGCGACGCGCGTTAGGCATGGGGGGGGCGTGGCTGGCCGTCTTCGTGCTGGCCAGCGCCCTCACCGCGTGGACGCTGCGGTGGAACCCGCTCACCACGCGCGTGGCACTCCCCCGCGTTGCGGCTGGCGGCACGTCGCCCGAGGCGCTGGCCCTGGAACCGCCGCCCGAGGAGATGCCGGCCATCGAGGGCGACGCGCGGGAGGGTGGCGAGCGACGGCGTGCGAAGCGCGCCGAAGCCATCGAGCGCGCAGGTGCCGAGCACCTGGCGGCGAGCGAGAGCGAGGGCGGGGGCACGGCGGCGCCCCGGAAGAAGGCGGCGAAGGCAAAGCTTGAACCGCTCCCCGTTGCGCAGGACTCGTCCCCCACGGTGCCGCTCGTGGAGGAGAGTGATGCGCTCGAGGACCGGATCCCCGAAGCCGAGCTGCTCTCGCCACCTCCGGCGGGGAACGTCGACGTCGGTCGCAAGGAGATCGACGCGATGGGGGTGAAGCTCATGGAGGCGCTGCGGACCTTCAAGGTCGACGGACGCCTGGCGGGGCAGACGATCGGACCGGTGGTGACGCAGTTCGAGGTGGAGCCGGCGTCGGGGGTAAAGGTGCGACAGTTTGCCAACCTGGCCAACGACCTCGCGCTGGCCATGCGCGCACCGAGCATCCGCGTCGTGGCCCCGATTCCCGGGCGCGGGGCGGTCGGCGTGGAGGTGCCGAACCCGGTCCCGCAGATCGTCTCGTTCCGCGAGCTGATCGAGGCGCGGGAGTTTCAGCAGGCGCGCATGGCACTCCCCATCGCGTTAGGCAAGGACCTCGAGGGGAAGGTCGTCGTGGCCGACCTGGCCAAGATGCCGCACCTGCTCATTGCCGGGGCCACGGGGTCGGGGAAGTCGGTGTGCGTGAACACGATCATCACGTCGCTGGTGTACCGGCACAAGCCGGACACGCTCAAGTTCCTGATGGTCGACCCGAAGATGGTCGAGCTCTCGGTCTACAACGACCTTCCACACCTCCTGCACAAGGTCATCACCGACAACCGCGACGCTGCCTACGTCCTCAAGTGGGCGGTGATCGAGATGCAGCGTCGCTACGAACTCCTGGCGGCGAATGGGGCGCGCAACATCCAGGACTTCAACAAGCGCATCGTCGATGGCGGGTCGCTCGTGCTGCCGACGCGCCCGGAGGTCGCCTTCGAACGGCGCGAGTACACCGAAGGGATCCTTCCGTACGTGGTGGTGGTGATCGACGAGCTGGCCGACCTCATGATGACGGTGCAGGGCGAGGTGGAGACGCCGCTGGCCATGCTGGCACAGAAGGCACGGGCGATCGGGATCCATATCATCCTTGCCACGCAGCGGCCGAGCGTGAACGTGATCACGGGGTTGATCAAGGCGAACTTCCCGAGCCGCATCGCCTTCCGCGTCGCGTCGCAGGTGGACTCGCGCACGATCATCGACGGGATGGGGGCGGAGTCGCTGCTGGGCAACGGCGACATGCTGTTCATCCCGCCGGGGAAGTCGGAGCCGCAGCGGTTGCAGGGAGCCTTCATCCCCGGCGACGACACCGAGCGCCTCATGCACTGGTTCGACGCGCGCAGGATCGCCAAGCGAGCGGCGCGCGCTTCCAAGGGGCTCCCCGACGAGGAGCTGGCGCGTCCCGACATCATCGCCGAGGTGAAGGCACAGGAAGCGATCGACAATGCGGAGGATGGCGACGGCGACGTGGGCGGCCACGAGGATCGCGATCCGCTCTTCCGCAAGGCGGCGGAGACCTGCATCCAGCACCAACTCGGCTCGACCTCGCTCCTGCAGCGCCGGCTGAACGTGGGCTATGGGCGCGCGGCGCGCATCATCGACCAACTGCACGCAGCGGGCGTGCTGGGGCCGTCGAAAGGGTCCAAGCCCCGCGACATCCTGATCGGGCTGGACGAGCTGGACC